In Methanobacterium veterum, a single genomic region encodes these proteins:
- the mvhA gene encoding F420-non-reducing hydrogenase subunit MvhA: MVKLTLEPVTRIEGHAKITVQLDDAGNVQDTKLHVMEFRGFEKFLQGRQIEDVPRIVPRICGICDVQHHLAATKAVDGIFGFTQDDVLPAAYKMRELMNWGSYMHSHALHFYFLAAPDFIAGKDRKTRNVFQIIKDAPELALQAIELRKNALSIVKATGGRPIHPTSNLPGGISTELDDETQKDLLAKAQRNVELADATIQTAIPIFEENLDLVKELGYVKTYHTGLVNDGVWDVYHGDVRVKDAEGNPYAEFAPENYLDYIAEKTKPYSYLKFPYLKDLGYPEGIYRVAPLSRLNVVDKMPDAAPKAQDYLNEFRKTFGYAQEPLLFHWARLIELLACAELAADTLDQDLSGQKWQDSLEKTAGEGIGIVEAPRGTLTHHYAADENGLVTKANIVVATIQNNPSMEMGIQKVAKDYIKPGVEVDDSIFNLMEMVIRAYDPCLSCATHEIDSQMKLSTLEVYDSEGHLINKL, encoded by the coding sequence ATGGTTAAATTAACACTTGAACCTGTAACAAGAATTGAAGGTCACGCTAAAATTACCGTACAACTCGACGATGCAGGAAACGTTCAAGATACCAAACTCCACGTTATGGAATTCCGTGGATTTGAAAAATTCTTACAAGGAAGACAAATTGAAGACGTACCAAGGATAGTACCAAGGATCTGTGGTATATGTGATGTACAGCACCACCTTGCAGCTACCAAAGCTGTTGACGGTATCTTTGGTTTCACTCAGGATGATGTTCTCCCAGCAGCATACAAAATGAGGGAACTCATGAACTGGGGTTCATACATGCACTCCCACGCACTTCACTTCTACTTCCTCGCAGCTCCTGACTTTATAGCAGGAAAAGACAGGAAAACAAGAAACGTTTTCCAGATCATTAAAGATGCACCTGAATTAGCTTTACAGGCAATAGAACTCAGGAAAAACGCTCTTTCAATAGTCAAAGCTACTGGTGGAAGACCAATTCACCCAACATCAAACTTACCTGGTGGAATATCCACAGAGCTTGATGATGAAACTCAAAAAGACTTACTGGCAAAAGCTCAAAGAAACGTTGAATTAGCAGACGCTACAATCCAGACTGCAATTCCAATCTTTGAAGAAAACTTAGACCTTGTTAAAGAACTTGGTTACGTTAAAACTTACCACACAGGTCTTGTAAACGACGGTGTATGGGATGTTTACCACGGTGATGTAAGAGTTAAAGATGCAGAAGGTAACCCTTACGCAGAATTTGCTCCTGAAAATTACCTGGACTACATCGCAGAAAAAACAAAACCATACTCCTACCTGAAATTCCCATACCTGAAAGATTTAGGTTACCCAGAAGGTATCTACAGAGTTGCACCTCTCTCAAGGTTAAACGTTGTAGACAAAATGCCTGATGCTGCACCTAAAGCTCAAGATTACCTCAACGAATTCAGAAAAACATTCGGCTACGCTCAGGAACCACTTTTATTCCACTGGGCAAGACTCATAGAGTTACTCGCATGTGCTGAACTCGCTGCTGATACTTTAGATCAGGATTTATCCGGACAAAAATGGCAAGACTCTCTTGAGAAAACAGCTGGTGAAGGTATAGGAATTGTTGAAGCACCAAGGGGAACTTTAACTCACCACTATGCTGCAGATGAAAATGGACTTGTCACTAAAGCAAACATAGTAGTTGCAACCATCCAGAACAACCCATCCATGGAAATGGGTATCCAGAAAGTTGCTAAAGACTACATTAAACCTGGTGTAGAAGTAGATGACAGTATTTTCAACCTAATGGAGATGGTAATAAGAGCATACGACCCATGTCTATCCTGTGCAACCCACGAAATCGACAGTCAAATGAAACTTTCAACCCTTGAAGTATACGACAGTGAAGGACACTTAATAAACAAACTTTAA